Genomic window (Trueperaceae bacterium):
CGCGCCGCCGCAGGCGGCCGCTCCCGCGCCGGCGCAAGCCGTCGTCGACCCGGCGCCCGTCGCCGCACCGGCGCCGGCGCAACCGGCGGGTCCCGCCCTCGTCGACGTGCTGGCGCCCATCGTCGGCACCTTCTACGCCGCCCCCTCCCCGGACGCGCCGCCCTTCGTGCGCGTCGGCGACCGCGTCACCGCCGGCACCGTGCTCTGCATCATCGAGGCGATGAAGCTCATGAACGAGATCGAGGCGGAGACGTCCGGCACGGTCCGGGAGGCCGCCGTGACGAACGGCGATCCCGTCGAGTACGGCCAGGTCCTCTTCCGCATCGAGCCGGCCTGAGCCCACGCGTGAGCGCGATGTTCCGCAAGATCCTGATCGCCAACCGCGGCGAGATCGCGCTGCGCGTGTTGCGCGCCGCTCGCGAGCTCGGGGTGCAGGCCGTCGTCGCCTACTCGCAGGTCGACGAGAAGTCGCTGCCCGTGCTGCTGGCAGACGAGTCCATCTGCATCGGACCGGCGCCGGCGGCCGAGAGCTACCTGAACGTGAGGAACCTGCTCGCAGCGGCCCTCGTCAGCGGGGCGGAGGCGATCCATCCCGGCTACGGTTTCCTCGCCGAGAACGCCGAGTTCGCCGCGATGTGCGAGGAGCACGGTCTCACGTTCATCGGGCCGCGCCCCGAGAACATCTCCCGCATCGGCGACAAGGCCTCGGCGCGGGCGCTGGCCGTGGAGGCCGGCGTGCCGATCACGCCTGGGAGCGAACCACTGCGCGACCTCGCGGACGCCACCCACTTCGCGGACGCCATCGGCTTCCCCCTCATCCTCAAGGCCTCGGCCGGAGGCGGCGGCCGCGGCATGCGGGTCGTGCATAGCCACGCCGACCTGGAGCGGCAGTTCCTGAACGCGGCCGAGGAGGCCCGGGTGGCGTTCGGCAACCCGGAGCTCTACATGGAGAAGTACCTGGAGGAACCGAAGCACATCGAGATCCAGGTCTTCGGTGACGGCAACGGCAAGGTGGTGCACCTGTTCGACCGCGACTGTTCCATCCAACGCCGCTACCAGAAGGTGCTGGAGGAGGGTCCCAGCTCGCTCGAGCCCGAGCTGAGGGAACGGATCGCGCAGGCGGCGGTGAAGCTGGCGAGCCACATCGGCTACCGGGGGGCGGGGACGTGCGAGTTCCTCGTTGACCGCTCGGGCGGCTTCTACTTCTCCGAGATGAACACCCGCATCCAGGTCGAGCACCCGGTCACGGAGATGATCACTCAGACCGACCTGGTGGCTGAGCAGTTGCGGGTGGCCGCGGGGCAGGGGCTGAGCTTCGAGCAGTCGAAGCTGGAGGTGCGCGGTCACGCCATCGAGGTGCGCGTGAACGCCGAGGACCCGGATCACGACTTCCGGCCCAGCGCCGGGGTGATCACGGACGTCCACTGGCCGGGCGGGCCCGGCATCCGCGTCGACTCGCACGTCTACGCGGGTTACCGCATCCCGCCGACCTACGACAGCCTCGTGGCCAAGATCATCGCCTGGGCGCCCAGCCGGCCCGAGGCGATCGCCCGCATGGAACGGGCGCTCAAGGAGACGGTGATCGAGGGCGTGAAGACGACGGTGCCGTTCCACCTCAAGGTGCTCGACAACGCCTTCTTCAGGCGAGGCGCCGTCTACACCAACTTCATCGCGCGTAGGATGAGCTCATGACCCGGGCACCCGACCTGGCCATCTCCGCCGACGTGCTCCTCAACATCGCCCAACTGGCGCTGGAGCAGGTGGGTGGGGTGAGGCCGACCGTGCCGCCGGCGCGGGTCGGTGAGATCCTCGGCGGTAGGCGCGCCAGGGGGATCGCGATCGAACGGGAAGAGGACGACGTGTGGGTCGACCTCGCCCTCGCCGTGGACTACGGCAGCGAGATCCCCAAGGTGGCCGCCGCGGTGCAGGCGGCGGTGCGGGAGGCCATCGTCTCCATGACCGGCCTGAACGTGCGCAGTGTGAACGTGGCCGTCGAGAGCGTGGAGCTGCCGGACGAGGTCGCCGAGCGTGGGTAGACGCCAGGCGCGTGAGCTGGCGTTCCGCACGTTGTTCCAGTCCGAGCGCGGCGCCGAGCCGCTCCTCGACGTCTGGCGGAGCGTGCGGGTGGAGCTGGCGGAGGAGAGCGAGGAGCCGGAGGACGCCGTCTACGGCGACGCCCTCGACCACTCCGACCTGGCGTTCGCCGAGGAGCTGCTCACGGCCTACGAGGGCGATCGTGAGCGCCTCGACGCCGAGTTGGCCGCTGCCATCACCGGCTGGTCGTTCGGCCAGATGTCCCAGACCGACCTCAACGTCCTCCGCATCGCCGTCACGGAGATGCGGCACACCGGCGGCGCGCCGGAGGTGGCCATCGAGATGGCCGTCCGGCTGGCCAAGAAGTTCGGCGGCGACGAGTCGGGCCGGTTCGTGAACGGCGTCCTCGCCAAGCTGCACCGCCTCGGTTCGGCCGGCGCGAGCGGGGCGGCGGTGGGAGTAGGGGAGGACGATGAGCCGCGCGGCTGAGGCGGTGAGGCTCGACGGCAAGGTTGCCTCGGCCGCGGTGGTGGAGCGCCTGCGGGCAGAACTGGCGACGCTGCCGTTCGTCCCGCGGCTGCAGTTCGTGCGGGTGGGCGAGGACCCCGCCAGCGCCTCCTACGTCCGCTCCAA
Coding sequences:
- the accB gene encoding acetyl-CoA carboxylase biotin carboxyl carrier protein — protein: MDVKEIRRLLEALAASDVREFSYDTGDYKLNVKRGAEPVTAVAYAPVAPPQAAAPAPAQAVVDPAPVAAPAPAQPAGPALVDVLAPIVGTFYAAPSPDAPPFVRVGDRVTAGTVLCIIEAMKLMNEIEAETSGTVREAAVTNGDPVEYGQVLFRIEPA
- the accC gene encoding acetyl-CoA carboxylase biotin carboxylase subunit — encoded protein: MFRKILIANRGEIALRVLRAARELGVQAVVAYSQVDEKSLPVLLADESICIGPAPAAESYLNVRNLLAAALVSGAEAIHPGYGFLAENAEFAAMCEEHGLTFIGPRPENISRIGDKASARALAVEAGVPITPGSEPLRDLADATHFADAIGFPLILKASAGGGGRGMRVVHSHADLERQFLNAAEEARVAFGNPELYMEKYLEEPKHIEIQVFGDGNGKVVHLFDRDCSIQRRYQKVLEEGPSSLEPELRERIAQAAVKLASHIGYRGAGTCEFLVDRSGGFYFSEMNTRIQVEHPVTEMITQTDLVAEQLRVAAGQGLSFEQSKLEVRGHAIEVRVNAEDPDHDFRPSAGVITDVHWPGGPGIRVDSHVYAGYRIPPTYDSLVAKIIAWAPSRPEAIARMERALKETVIEGVKTTVPFHLKVLDNAFFRRGAVYTNFIARRMSS
- a CDS encoding Asp23/Gls24 family envelope stress response protein, encoding MTRAPDLAISADVLLNIAQLALEQVGGVRPTVPPARVGEILGGRRARGIAIEREEDDVWVDLALAVDYGSEIPKVAAAVQAAVREAIVSMTGLNVRSVNVAVESVELPDEVAERG
- the nusB gene encoding transcription antitermination factor NusB yields the protein MGRRQARELAFRTLFQSERGAEPLLDVWRSVRVELAEESEEPEDAVYGDALDHSDLAFAEELLTAYEGDRERLDAELAAAITGWSFGQMSQTDLNVLRIAVTEMRHTGGAPEVAIEMAVRLAKKFGGDESGRFVNGVLAKLHRLGSAGASGAAVGVGEDDEPRG